One window from the genome of Aquabacterium sp. A3 encodes:
- a CDS encoding 5'-nucleotidase: MPASLTGRLVVAISSRALFDFEEENQVFEGSDDRAYMQLQLDRLDVPARPGVAHALVRKLLAFNTPELPLVEVVILSRNDPVSGMRVFRSAQRDGLPIDRGVFTRGASPWRYLKPLGAHLFLSANEADVRSALAAGVPAARVLPHAARAGDAHPHEVRIAFDGDAVLFSDEAEQVFQHGGLDAFHHHEVERAAQPLPDGPFKPLLTALHELQQRAAQGGVMRVRTALVTARSAPAHERAIRTLMNWNIDVDEAMFLGGLPKGAFLREFEPDFFFDDQTGHVENAAPHVPSGHVAAGVTNVARLQAVTAASQEGEHERRAV; the protein is encoded by the coding sequence ATGCCCGCCAGCCTCACCGGCCGCCTTGTGGTGGCCATCTCATCCCGCGCCCTGTTCGACTTCGAAGAAGAAAACCAGGTCTTCGAAGGCTCGGACGACCGCGCCTACATGCAGCTTCAGCTGGACCGGCTGGACGTGCCGGCGCGGCCTGGCGTGGCGCATGCGCTGGTGCGCAAGCTGCTGGCCTTCAACACGCCCGAGCTGCCGCTGGTGGAGGTGGTCATCCTGTCGCGCAACGACCCAGTCTCAGGGATGCGGGTGTTCCGCTCGGCCCAGCGCGATGGCCTGCCCATCGACCGGGGCGTGTTCACTCGCGGGGCCAGCCCCTGGCGTTATCTGAAGCCCTTGGGCGCGCATCTGTTTTTGTCGGCCAATGAGGCCGATGTGCGCTCGGCCTTGGCCGCCGGGGTGCCCGCCGCGCGTGTGTTGCCGCACGCAGCCAGGGCGGGCGATGCGCACCCGCATGAAGTGCGCATTGCCTTCGATGGCGACGCCGTGCTGTTCTCGGACGAGGCCGAGCAGGTGTTTCAGCATGGCGGGCTGGACGCTTTTCACCACCACGAGGTGGAGCGCGCGGCCCAGCCGTTGCCGGACGGCCCCTTCAAGCCTTTGCTGACGGCCTTGCACGAGTTGCAGCAACGCGCCGCTCAGGGGGGCGTCATGCGCGTGCGCACGGCGCTGGTCACGGCGCGCAGCGCGCCAGCGCACGAGCGCGCCATCCGCACCTTGATGAACTGGAACATCGACGTGGACGAGGCCATGTTCCTGGGCGGGCTGCCCAAGGGGGCTTTTTTGCGCGAGTTCGAGCCGGACTTCTTCTTTGACGACCAGACCGGCCATGTCGAGAATGCCGCGCCCCATGTGCCGTCCGGGCACGTGGCCGCCGGGGTCACCAACGTGGCGCGTCTGCAGGCCGTGACCGCAGCCAGCCAGGAGGGTGAGCATGAGCGACG